In Corylus avellana chromosome ca8, CavTom2PMs-1.0, the genomic stretch TTCTAAGGGaacattttttattactttcaCATGCAAATAAAAACCCACTGCTTTTATATATTTGGTGTTTAGTTTATTACACTTCAAAATAAGCACGCAAAGTTGAGGAAAGCATACATTAATGTTTTCTCGATTTGGAAAGTGAATAACTGGACATCTGTTCGCTGAGCAtcccaaaatggaaaaaaatgggactgaaaataaaaagaagcatgTAACTCTTTTATCATTGAATTAAAATTGTGGCTGTGTGTTGAACACACTGGAGAAGTTGGTAAGGAAGAAATGTCGTTCAAGATTTTAAAATCACTGAGGGGCGGCTAAAGGCTTACTTAGTACAACAACATAGTAACTGGTTTGGCTGGTTTTTGGCAGTGGTGGAGCACGGGGGTGGTGGGAAGCAAAGTTTCATATAATTCTAGAGGGATGTGATAGAAGGGGTTGGAGAATCTATGCCTTTGACTTGAGAAAGCTGGTGGCCGTTCTTGGCTTGCTTTTCGATGAGGGGAGCAGTGCTCCTTTTCTTTGCCGACCCAATGGTGGCTTGTTGGCCTACGTCGTGGGCGGTGCTCCTCCAACATCATTGGGTAAACTGCAGGTGAAAGGCGCTTATAGTATATCCTATGCGGAGGTGTAAGGTAGGGCGGGCAACTTTTTGTGTCGGGGGTGTCGATTGCCCTGGGTTAATAGTGGTAAAGCACGACAAGTCCTTTGTGCCACACAAGCACAGTTGTAGTCATACCATCGCAGGTACAGAAGGACAGCGACTGTGGCTGCAACGTTGTAGTACCTGCTCCCTATGTTCCCATTGAAGCTAGCGACGTGGTAGTACAAGAGAATGTTCTAGATAACTATGGGGCCCTTCGATATCTAGctatgtgtgagagagagagagaccttgtGGCGGCGTGGTGGTTGCCAAATATGACAGCTCATGGGCTGCGTGGTGTTGCAATGAGGTTTATGGGTTATATGGGGTGGGATTGTGGAAAATATTTGGAGGGGTTGTGGGAAGTTTTCTAGTCATGTCAGATTTGAGGTGGGAAATGACTCCAAAATTAGATTATTGAATAACAAGTTGTATGGGGATTAGGGTCTTAAGAATAATTTTCCAGATTTGTGTAAAGGATGTTTCCGTGGAAAATTACTTGGAGTTAACCAGTGATACCCATCAGTGGAATGTAAGCTTTATCAGAAATGCTCACGATTGGGTGGTGGAtgtcttttctttatttttttacttttattcctTTAGATTGAGGCATGGACGTGAGAGAAAGCTTCGCTGGGATTCCTCTTGATAGCACCcccttcccttggaagagtatttggaggaATAAGGCCCCTTGAGAGCGGCTTGTTTTGCTTGGACAGCCACCCTAGGGAATTTCATCGCCATGGGCAGCCTAAGGAAATGACATTTTATTGTGGTTGACTAATGTTGTATGTTTAAGAGGAGTGAGGAGCTTgtaaatcatcttcttctctattgTGAGATTGCCAGTACCTAGTGGAGTTTTTTCTCAGTCGTGTTGGGTTGGCTTGCATCATGCCTAAAAGAGTAGTAGACCTTTTTGCTTGATGGAGAGGTTTGGAAAGCAGTCCTCAAAGCACACTAGTTTGGAGGGTGGTTTCATTCCGCCTTTTGTGAcgtctttggagggaaagaaatgatataaattttgaaGACCGTGAGAGGACGCTAGTGTAAttcaagtctttctttttcaaaacattttctcACTGAACAACTGCTTTCGATCTCAATTTAATTAGTcttaatgattttcttgactTGTTCTCTCTTTCTAGCTAGGCATTTTTTCTGTATACTATTCCTTATGTACTTGAGttgcacttttaatgatatttcgtttttattataaacaaaaaagaattcatTAGAagttactattattattttatatttatgcaGCTTACAAGTCACAATTTCAGTTCAGTATAATAACATTTAACTCACATCAGCCCCCTGTCCCCCACACAAGATTTAACTCCATATTGTAAGAAGCCATGTAATTCTAAATTCTTTTGAAATTGACTGCAATACTTGCACTTCTAATGCCTTGTCTTTTTGTTTCATCATAGGAAGATGTAGAAAACGGTGACCGTTTTGGGTATTTGCCCTCTGGTGATACTGGTATTCAGCAAATGATTGGCATCACGCCTCAAGCAACCAGCATTGCATATTCATCGAGAGATTTTATAGCTGAAACTTCTTATAACTTAGGGATCTCTGTGGATGCAGTGCATGACGATGTTGACTCATCCCCCGAAACATCAAATTATGCCTCTGATGATATAGAAATAGGGTTCATTGAAAATTGCCCTGATGGAGAAGATGTGGGTACAagtcaaaaagaagaaacagaTGAACGAAAATCATCACCAACAGAAAACATCGAGTGTTTGACAGAAACCCATGTTTCTGCTGCCAGCAATTTGCTGGATGCTTCTGCTGTTGAAGATAACAGCGACCCTGATAAGATGGGTGATGGTAATGGAAACAATGATCAGCTTCCCATCCATGAAGAAAATTCAGTATCATTGCATGATGATATAGATAATGGGGAGGTTGCTTGTGATAATGTGCTGATGATTGGTGATGATCAGATTGCAGAGTCAGATGGGGAACAGGCTGCAAAAAGGCCGCGGCTTACTCCACCCCTTGAAGGGGAATGAAATCTCAACACTCGTAGGATAGAACATCAAAGGTCTCCCCCTTTGTAAGTAGGACCGGAGGtgaattttctgtttcttttacTGTTCGTCTTCTCTCTTACTCTAGGAATTGATTGCTGTGCTGTGAATAGAATTGTGACCCTATGTTAACTATTGCTGGTATATGGATGAACGgacaaaaaattattagataCAATTAAATATCAGTAACTTTACTTGCCCTGCCAGGAcaagttttccttttctttttcttttcagcaATATAGCAAATGAATTGAGAAAAACATGCTAGTTCCTTtggattttgaaatttctttggaAAGTTTGTTCTCCTTGGTTTTGCTTTTAACATCCTGGTTAATCAAATTAACATTCGGGTTAATGTtttcggtatatatatatattaacctttTGTCTTTCTGTGGTGGCACATAAATTGATAAGAGAGGCTTACTTATGTGGGTTATTGAATTTTGCAGAACTTAGGCGGCTAAGCTCTGCGCAGGGCTGCCAAAAAAATTGGCTAGGTAAAAGCAAACACAAGTGTTGCCGATCCCATTTCTAATCATACGTTGTTAAAAACCCTCGAAGTTACATTTTCTATATTATGGCAATTAAATCAACGTACCTACGTCAAAAACTACAAACAAATCTCCTTTTTTCATCTCGATCACTCCTATCATGAGAGATTATTAGCGGGTCTAATGGTACTTATGATCACTCCTATCATGAAAGATTCATCGTGAGTCTAAAGTGTTGATCGTCTATATATGATACCTCATCTTAATCAATCCAATTatagacaatggaggagaaaatAGCAATAAAATGAattgtaaatatattatatacatgtAGGTCCAATACGTGGTTGACATGATGAAAGAGAGTCAGAACGGCTACAACTACAAAGAGTGGTAGTGGTATAGTACGGGGAATAGAGAGGAGCTGGTTAAGCAAAAGGAGTGGACAAAATTGTCCCAATTTTAAAAGAGATGATTTTTTTGCTTAAATGGCTCCTCCCCATTTCTAGCAATCCTTACTTTGCTTTTCGATTTACGAGTAAAAGAATGGTAGGGTGTTACATGTTGTGGCAGTGAAATTAATAATATGTAAAATTATGTGCACGGTTAAATATCTTGAAAGCTTgttcataaaataatttttaccttTCAAATGAAATGTAGAAGATCTGTTTTCATTGGAAAAATGCTATTCGACGTAGCACtaaaaataactatttaattcaaaatttaatagtcaTTTTAATATCATATCAGGAAGTGTACATTTAAGAGTGTACGAACATAAATATGCGTAGTAGTAGGTGTACAAGCGGTAATTGTCTCTAATCACCAACTACAAATGTCTTAGGTGGTTATCGAATTTTCGTCACTACAACCGTTTTAGGCAGTTACTAGTTTTAAAATAAGGTTATTGAAACTAATAACCGTACCACATAACAACTTTTTAGAAATAAACCTTTCGGGCCTATTTATGGTTTTGagcattttttaaagaattagAATACTTCAAAATGTAACAAAcctcaaaaatattattattattttgatgaataaaaatcaattttattacaCTTGAAATGAAACCCTACATCAAATCCACCAAAACGACCTCATTTtgtatattattcttattatttatatataagcagttagcaatttttttaactgcctacaaaaacaattataagagtaattctagaagtccttCTTGTGTCTCTCTtaagtccctccaagaatgatgtgactattaaaatcacatttgattaaaatacaataatgatcaatcataagtccaatggtgattttaataaccacatcttTCATAAATGGacttaagaaaaatacaagagagACTTATAGTATTACTCCAATTATAGCGTTTAACCTTTGCGTAATAACGGCCGATTTTACACTCTTTAGTAGCATCTTTCTTGCCGTTGAATAACATTGACGTGGCGGGTCATTAATTTTCTGGAACGTAGATGGAGGGAAGGGAGTAACTGCAGGTGCCACTTACCAGGTACCTTGAGTTTTTAAGAACAGAAGAAAAGAGTTATTAAAATCTTCTTCTGCTCGACTCGTGCCAGTTTCATAGATTCAAAGTTCACACACTTTCAGACTGAAatctagggttagggtttcaaTCATATACGCCAAAGACATTCCGTCGACACCAAAACCACGGGCAATGAAGCTCTACTTCAGCGGGTCCCAGAGAGCTGCTATTGCCGGGCTTTTCGTGGTCCTCTTGCCGGTTTTCCTGCCCAATCTGTTCGGCCCTCTGGGCCGTGCCTCGCCTTCCATCTTCTCTGTACGTCACTCAGATTATAGTGAatgattagttttcttttttacccGATTGTGCGAGTGAAGTTACTAGAAAATGCTAGGATTCAATGGCTTCGCAAGTGGTCCGAgctcttttgtttatttgtattcatttattttaaatgattttatttcaaTCGGTGGGGAATCAGATAAGCTAAATAGCGTCAATGTGATTTGATTTCTATGTGTGTCACTTAATCTGTGTCTTACTAAGTAATTTATGATTTCTATAAAGATTACAGTTTAAATTGAATAAATCAAATGCCAAATTTTCTGTATTTTATTGTTAACTTGCactgcaaattttttttaggaaaattctGCTTGAAACGTGGTCATTCtggttttaatatgattaaaccATGATTTGTACTGAAAAGAATGAAGAATTGTTTCATTGCATTGCAGGAGTGGAATGCTCCCAAACCTAGGCACTTGGCTCTATTACAGGGCGCTTTACAAGGCCAATTTGTAAGTAACTGAGcacttgacatttttttttaaaaaaaaaaaaaaatttatgtaaatGGTAAAGATGTTTGCACTGAGATTTTTTTAGTCGGTTCAACAGCAGAGTAAACTTTGGTCTCCCTTGGCGAACCAAGGATGGAAACCCTGTGCCAAGCCTACAAATGTACCATGTGAGTGAGTGCTGAAAATAGAGCATAATATATAGGTTTCTCCATTACTTATACTTGTACATGAGATGAAGTGCTGGTTAGGAATTTTTTCGGATGCGTGCTGAAATGTCTTCTCATGTACTCACATTTAATGTCTTGTGTTAGTGCCGGAAAATTCTAGTGGGTATATCCAGGTGTTCCTTGATGGAGGATTGAACCAGCAGAAGATGGGGGTAAGTAACCAACAATCTACTGTAAGGATGTATCTTTTGGAGAGAATAGGAGAGACATTCATAATGAGAGATGTTATTTGTTGTAACAACTATGTAGCAAACTTTTTGCCGCTGTAGAGATGTCTACataacttcattttttgtttcatgtttCCTAAAGATCTGTGATGCAGTTGCTGTTGCTAAAATTTTGAATGCAACCCTCGTGATTCCTCACCTAGAAGTGAATCCTGTGTGGCAAGATTCAAGGTACTTTATGAGTAAGCTTTTGCAACCTTACCtgcagtttatttatttatttccaataAGTAAGGCATTTATACTAGTTATGCTTTTGCAGTTCATTCACAGAAATATTTGATGTTGACCACTTTATTGATGTCCTGAGCAATGAAGTTTCAATAGTGAAAGAGCTGCCTAGTGATTTTTCTTGGAGCACAAGGGAGTATTATGCCACGGGCATTCGAGCTACCAGAATTAAGACAGCGCCTGTTCATGCTTCAGCGAATTGGTATCTGGAAAATGTCCTGCCCATATTGCAGAGGTAAATGAATAACTACGTCTACTCTTGAGATTTAAAATTGTTGCTTTGTTGGTGGTTTTAAGTTTATATTACTCTTGTCCATAAGATGCCTCCTGTTGCAGTTGATTTGGGTTCCTGGTATTGCTTGGAGACTCACTAGTCACTACAATGGGCATTTGGCCGTCATTCTTTTATTACACTGATCATGCTAGATCTGATTTCGCTGGAAAACATGGAAAGCATTTTTGCTCTAGAGAAGTTCTCAAAATAGGGGATAATGTGAAAGATTTCGTTCTTGGGAATGTTGCTCCGTGAAACAAGATATTTGGTTaagatatataataatatacaaaCCTGTCAAGCCACCTGTTTCTTAAAATACTTAATGCCAGaacttgatgatttaattggTATCTGGATTTTAGCCAAATTTTCTTCGGTAATAgatgtttttatttcattttgccTGGATTCATATGGAAAGCCCCCTTTATGTTGAGGTATCAATactcaatatttatttatttgttggcGCTCTAGGTTTGCAATCctaaatactttttcaaatttattaagGGTTTTCTCTGATGCAGTTATGGAATTGCTGCTATCTCCCCATTCTCTCACCGATTGACTTTTGACAACTTGCCTGCAAACATTCAGTGTCTACGGTGTAAAGTCAACTTTCAAGCACTAGCCTTTGTTCCTTATATCAGGGCTTTAGGAGACACCCTTGTCAATCGCCTCCGTTCACCTCCCAATAAAATCCAAGCAACAAAGACTGAGTACCTTTCGGAGAAAAAATATCAGATTGGGAAACAGAAAGCTCAGAAATTTGTCGTATTACATCTTCGCTTTGATAAAGTAtgttctcattttcttttatggcAATTTAGAGTTGATTTAAGTTATCTTTGGAGTTTTTTGGACTAATATCTTATCAAATACTAGTGTTGGACCAATTGTGCAAATGAAAGTTTCTGGGATAAGTATCTAGGGTCTCAGACTCTCAGTAGCAGGTAGTGGGTCCAATACAAAGAATAAGCCCCCAGGATGGACTCCCAATAGCAACCATCTTTCTAGACCATCTCATCTGCCTTTAGTGTCTTTTATTTACGTGAATTTCTTGTGAATATCTGGGGCAGGGTATAAGGACCACCAATTTACTCATTATTTCCTCATAacctacccaaaaaaaaaaaaaaaattgtgctcgTGCAGGATATGGCTGCTCACTCAGCTTGTGATTTTGGCGGGGGTAAAGCTGAGAAACTGGCTCTTGCAAAATACCGGCAGGTGATTTGGCAAGGAAGGGTCCTAAATTCTCAGTTCACTGATGAGGAGTTGCGAAATCAGGGACGGTGCCCGTTGACTCCAGAAGAGATAGGATTGCTGCTAGCAGCTTTGGGCTTTGACAATAATACTCGCCTTTATCTTGCTTCCCACAaggttttcatgattttttcaTTAAGTTGAAATTCTGAGCAATCGTTAGACAAGAAGGTGGTTTATATGGTTTGTCAGATATCTCTGTAGTTATTAGTTGAAACAGGTATCTCATATTTGGATTTATGATTTTCAGGTTTATGGTGGAGAGGCGAGGATCTCAACTTTGCGCAAATTGTTTCCACTAATGGAAGATAAGAAGAGCCTTGCCTCTGTGGAGGAACGGGCCAAGGTTGAAGGCAAGGCTTCTTTATTGGCTGCGGTTGATTATTATGTGAGCATCCAGAGCGACATCTTTATTTCTGCTTCTCCAGGCAATATGCACAATGCTTTGGTAAGTATCTCCAGataaatttatgtaaaattatgTCCTCATTAAGATTATAGTAAGTCAGATTATCAGAATCGTCAGATCATGACTTGCTGGCTGGCCACTTGTTATGGTAAGACCAATGGGATAGAGGGTCATGATATGTTGGTCCGTTTGAATTTGCGGCTTTAAAAAGTGAGATTTAGAATGTGCATTTTGAAAACGCAATTAAACGTTCAGTAAAGTCGCGGTTTGACGTTTAAAATCAGAGTTTAGCTTTTAAATAATGTGTTTTTAAGAACGTACTCCTTTGCCTGATATTTGAAAACATAGTTTTTTTCTACGTTTTTAAAccgcatttgttttttttttaaaaaaacacacttcTAAACTATACACTttttgcgatttggtttaaagtTGCATTTGCAAACGCGCTCATAATGTCCTAGCTAGTGATTCCAGATCTTTATGTGTAATGCAACAAAAGCCTGCAAATATGCTATAAAACTGAAGCATTTAATTCTTCTATCCACAAATATCAAAATTCTTTGAACAAATGTAACTTTACTTGTATCATCAGGTGGGACATCGAGCTTACTTGAACTTGAAGACTATAAGACCAAACATGGCACTCTTGGGCCAGCTCTTTCTTAATAGAAGCATGGAGTGGTCAGAGTTTCAAGGAGCAGTTCTGGAAGGGCATAAAAGTAGACAAGGGCAAATCCGTTTAAGAAAGGAGAAGCAATCGATATATACATATCCTGCTCCTGATTGCATGTGTCGAGCTTAATTGAGTCCAATCTCAGagattaccaaaaaaaaaaaaaaaacacgtggcTTTTCTGTATTTCATGATTGGCCAGCTCTACAATTTGTAGTGGCTTATTATGGACTGGCGAGAATATTGGTGATATCCTGTTTCTCGTTTCTGTAAAGATAAGGTATGGCTTTCAACTGAGcagggtctctctctctctctctctcacaagcAATGAATAAAGACATGAAATTCAATcgttaatataaaaattaaatgaatcataATACAACACATAGATGaataaatgtttttcttttttgaaattttcatttattcttATAGCCCAAAAAGGAGAGAACCCTCTagtataaatgtaatttttatattattaatcaTAATGTAAGAATCGATGTATTCTACTATATActtgttaaataaaaaactgaacAGTATTCTTATTTGGACGATTGCAAATTACCATTGAAGATacgattttattgaaatttgtgACATATGGAGTATCTTGTTTTGAAAGAGTTCTCCTCCAAGCTGTATTTACTAACATAACCCAAAGCCAATGGCACATAAGTTTGTCCTCCgtggtttaacaattttatttttactcacTTGAGTTTTAATTCGTATTACAAATGATATCTCACTTATTGATTAAAACAAAGTTAGCACTCCCGTCCAAAAAACTGATGAAAGTCCATATCAGCACAATAAAAGGCTAACATGTGGCAAAAAGtagtattaaaattttaaaaataaggcaataataaaattaaaatttttaaaaatatagtttataatGTTGTGCTACATGTTTTTGGTACTATTTTCCCGTCGCTCACATGCTATTTTTACAATTACCATGGAGCAAAAGAAAACTTCTCACTTTAGTTTTCTTATGTGCAAAACTACACTTTAGTTGGTCTTGCTAGTTCTGAACGTGCAAAACAAACGTGTGCAAATGGCATGCGTTTCTGAATAGGATCTTCCCTTCTTCTCAGTCTCTTTTGCCAGTCCAACAGATAATAGCTTCCTCAACTTGATGACTACAGCAACCGGATCTATGTCACCGATCAGTCAATTTCTAATGGATATTGaatacacattaaaaaaaattacatccaAATTTGTGAGACGTTCATAACTTGAGATCTCGACTTTCTTTCTGTAAATCAAGGAAAATTCAAGAAGTAAATCAAATAAACTAATTCCCCTAATCAG encodes the following:
- the LOC132190653 gene encoding O-fucosyltransferase 31-like isoform X1, producing the protein MKLYFSGSQRAAIAGLFVVLLPVFLPNLFGPLGRASPSIFSEWNAPKPRHLALLQGALQGQFSVQQQSKLWSPLANQGWKPCAKPTNVPLPENSSGYIQVFLDGGLNQQKMGICDAVAVAKILNATLVIPHLEVNPVWQDSSSFTEIFDVDHFIDVLSNEVSIVKELPSDFSWSTREYYATGIRATRIKTAPVHASANWYLENVLPILQSYGIAAISPFSHRLTFDNLPANIQCLRCKVNFQALAFVPYIRALGDTLVNRLRSPPNKIQATKTEYLSEKKYQIGKQKAQKFVVLHLRFDKDMAAHSACDFGGGKAEKLALAKYRQVIWQGRVLNSQFTDEELRNQGRCPLTPEEIGLLLAALGFDNNTRLYLASHKVYGGEARISTLRKLFPLMEDKKSLASVEERAKVEGKASLLAAVDYYVSIQSDIFISASPGNMHNALVGHRAYLNLKTIRPNMALLGQLFLNRSMEWSEFQGAVLEGHKSRQGQIRLRKEKQSIYTYPAPDCMCRA
- the LOC132190653 gene encoding O-fucosyltransferase 31-like isoform X2, whose translation is MKLYFSGSQRAAIAGLFVVLLPVFLPNLFGPLGRASPSIFSEWNAPKPRHLALLQGALQGQFQSKLWSPLANQGWKPCAKPTNVPLPENSSGYIQVFLDGGLNQQKMGICDAVAVAKILNATLVIPHLEVNPVWQDSSSFTEIFDVDHFIDVLSNEVSIVKELPSDFSWSTREYYATGIRATRIKTAPVHASANWYLENVLPILQSYGIAAISPFSHRLTFDNLPANIQCLRCKVNFQALAFVPYIRALGDTLVNRLRSPPNKIQATKTEYLSEKKYQIGKQKAQKFVVLHLRFDKDMAAHSACDFGGGKAEKLALAKYRQVIWQGRVLNSQFTDEELRNQGRCPLTPEEIGLLLAALGFDNNTRLYLASHKVYGGEARISTLRKLFPLMEDKKSLASVEERAKVEGKASLLAAVDYYVSIQSDIFISASPGNMHNALVGHRAYLNLKTIRPNMALLGQLFLNRSMEWSEFQGAVLEGHKSRQGQIRLRKEKQSIYTYPAPDCMCRA